The following proteins are co-located in the Microvirga ossetica genome:
- the gltB gene encoding glutamate synthase large subunit, which produces MSNVPTKNLEIEVPSRTATTADKVRFVRDPGLPPAQGLYDPSNEQDSCGVGFIADMKNRKSHDIVEQGLSILHNLDHRGAVGADPKMGDGCGILVQIPHKFFAAECAKVGIWLPEEGQYGVGHLFMPRDPEGFQLVEEIVTKAIADEGLQVLGWREVPVDSSDLGESVKATEPQHRQIFIGKGKGMDDPEIFERRLFLARKVISNAVYDMKDPRTAGYYPVSLSSRTVVYKGMVLVTQLRDYYLDLQDERFESAIALVHQRFATNTFPTWQLAHPYRMVAHNGEINTLRGNVNWMAARQASVDSELFGNDISKLWPISYEGQSDTACFDNALEFLVRGGYSLSHAMMMLIPEAWAGNPLMNDDRRAFYEYHAALMEPWDGPAAVCFTDGKQIGATLDRNGLRPARYLVTDDGLVVLASEMGVLPIPEEKIVEKWRLQPGKMLLIDLEEGRIVSDDEIKQQLSNAHPYKEWLKRTQIVLEDLKPVQARESRTDVSLLDRQQAFGYTAEDLKLLMQPMAVTGQEAVGSMGSDTPISALSDKSKLLYTYFKQNFAQVTNPPIDPIREELVMSLVSFIGPRPNILDLEGTSRRKRLEVRQPILTNEDLEKIRCIGHFEDRFDTKTLDITYDAELGASALDGALDRLCDRAEAAVHGGYNIIILTDRMVGPDRIPIPALLATAAVHNYLIRKGLRTSVGLVIESGEPREIHHFACLAGYGAEAINPYLAFETIEAMLEAGELPEEVDADEAIKRYIKSIGKGLLKVMSKMGISTYQSYCGAQIFDAVGLKTEFVSRDFFGTATTIEGIGMDEVAEENVRRHRDAFGDAPIYRNALDIGGEYAYRQRGEVHAWNPDTVATLQHAVRLNAQERYREFARLVNEQDNELKTIRGLFRIRNAEEAGRAPVDVSEVESAQEIVKRFSTGAMSFGSISKEAHETLALAMNSIGGKSNTGEGGEEPERFRVLPNGMSKRSAIKQVASGRFGVTTEYLVNADMMQIKVAQGAKPGEGGQLPGHKVDAKIARVRHSTPGVGLISPPPHHDIYSIEDLAQLIFDLKNVNPAADVSVKLVAEVGVGTVAAGVAKARADHITISGFEGGTGASPLTSLKHAGSPWEIGLAETQQTLVLNRLRGRVALQADGGLRTGRDVVIAALLGADEYGFSTAPLIAAGCIMMRKCHLNTCPVGVATQDPVLRKRFKGLPEHVVNYFFFVAEEVRELMAEMGFRTFDEMIGQSDLLDKNAAIDHWKAKGLDFTKLFHKPEAGPNVEIRHQERQVHPIAKVLDRAFIAQAGSALENGDAVTIESKVKSSDRTVGAMLSGEVAKRYGHEGLPDDTITVKLKGTAGQSFGAWLAAGVTLNLEGEANDYVGKGLSGGKIIIAPSSASKALPENSIVVGNTVMYGAIAGEAYFRGVAGERFAVRNSGAIAVVEGTGDHGCEYMTGGLVVVLGQTGRNFAAGMSGGIAYVLDEDGTFTKRCNLSMVDLEPVEEEEDLMRRLHHHGGDLETKGRIDIMANMSGPDEERLMQLITNHHTYTGSTRAKEILDNWTTYRTKFVKVMPVEYRRALQEMDRLRTLQAAE; this is translated from the coding sequence ATGAGCAACGTGCCGACCAAGAACCTGGAAATCGAAGTGCCAAGCCGCACGGCCACGACGGCTGATAAAGTCCGGTTCGTGCGCGATCCAGGTCTGCCGCCGGCCCAGGGCCTCTACGATCCCTCGAACGAGCAGGATTCCTGCGGCGTCGGCTTCATCGCCGACATGAAGAACCGCAAGTCGCACGACATCGTCGAGCAGGGCCTGTCGATCCTGCACAACCTCGACCATCGCGGCGCGGTGGGCGCGGACCCCAAGATGGGCGACGGCTGCGGCATCCTGGTCCAGATCCCGCATAAGTTCTTCGCCGCCGAATGCGCCAAGGTCGGTATCTGGCTGCCCGAGGAAGGCCAGTACGGCGTCGGCCACCTGTTCATGCCGCGCGATCCGGAGGGCTTCCAACTCGTCGAGGAGATCGTCACCAAGGCGATCGCCGACGAGGGCCTGCAGGTTCTCGGCTGGCGCGAGGTGCCGGTGGATTCGAGCGATCTCGGCGAGAGCGTGAAGGCCACCGAGCCGCAGCATCGCCAGATCTTCATCGGCAAAGGCAAGGGCATGGACGACCCGGAGATCTTCGAGCGTCGCCTTTTTCTCGCCCGCAAGGTCATCTCCAACGCCGTCTACGACATGAAGGACCCGCGCACGGCCGGTTATTATCCGGTCAGCCTGTCCTCGCGCACCGTCGTCTACAAGGGCATGGTGCTCGTCACGCAGCTGCGCGACTATTATCTCGACCTGCAGGACGAGCGCTTCGAGAGCGCCATCGCCCTCGTGCACCAGCGCTTCGCCACCAACACCTTCCCGACCTGGCAGCTCGCGCATCCCTACCGCATGGTCGCGCATAACGGCGAGATCAACACCCTGCGCGGCAACGTGAACTGGATGGCCGCGCGCCAGGCCTCGGTCGATTCCGAACTCTTCGGCAACGACATCTCGAAGCTCTGGCCGATCTCCTACGAGGGCCAGTCCGACACCGCCTGCTTCGACAACGCGCTCGAATTCCTGGTGCGCGGCGGCTACTCGCTGTCGCATGCCATGATGATGCTGATCCCGGAAGCCTGGGCCGGCAACCCGCTCATGAACGACGACCGGCGCGCGTTCTACGAATATCACGCAGCCCTCATGGAGCCGTGGGACGGCCCCGCCGCCGTGTGCTTCACCGACGGCAAGCAGATCGGCGCGACGCTCGACCGCAACGGCCTTCGGCCTGCGCGCTATCTCGTGACCGACGACGGCCTCGTGGTGCTCGCCTCCGAGATGGGCGTGCTGCCGATCCCGGAAGAGAAGATCGTCGAGAAGTGGCGCCTGCAGCCGGGCAAGATGCTGCTCATCGACCTGGAAGAAGGCCGCATCGTCTCCGACGACGAGATCAAGCAGCAGCTTTCCAACGCCCACCCTTACAAGGAATGGCTGAAGCGCACGCAGATCGTGCTGGAGGATTTGAAGCCCGTGCAGGCGCGCGAGTCGCGCACGGACGTGTCTCTCCTCGACCGCCAGCAGGCCTTCGGCTACACCGCGGAAGACCTCAAGCTCCTGATGCAGCCCATGGCCGTCACCGGCCAGGAGGCGGTCGGCTCCATGGGATCGGACACGCCGATCTCCGCGCTCTCCGACAAGTCGAAGCTGCTCTACACCTATTTCAAGCAGAACTTCGCCCAGGTGACGAACCCGCCGATCGACCCGATCCGCGAAGAGCTCGTCATGAGCCTGGTGTCGTTCATCGGCCCGCGCCCGAACATTCTCGATCTCGAAGGCACCTCGCGTCGCAAGCGCCTGGAAGTGCGCCAGCCGATCCTCACCAACGAGGACCTGGAGAAGATCCGTTGCATCGGCCATTTCGAGGACCGCTTCGACACCAAGACCCTCGACATCACCTATGATGCCGAACTCGGCGCCTCCGCCCTCGACGGCGCGCTCGACCGCCTCTGCGACCGCGCGGAAGCGGCGGTGCACGGCGGCTACAACATCATCATCCTCACCGACCGCATGGTCGGACCGGACCGCATTCCGATCCCAGCGCTCCTCGCCACTGCCGCCGTGCACAACTACCTGATCCGGAAAGGGCTTCGCACCTCGGTCGGCCTCGTGATCGAGAGCGGCGAGCCGCGCGAGATCCATCACTTTGCGTGTCTCGCCGGCTACGGCGCGGAGGCGATCAATCCCTATCTCGCCTTCGAGACCATCGAAGCGATGCTCGAGGCGGGCGAGCTGCCGGAGGAAGTGGACGCGGACGAGGCGATCAAGCGCTACATCAAGTCCATCGGCAAGGGGCTGCTCAAGGTGATGTCCAAGATGGGCATCTCCACCTACCAATCCTATTGCGGCGCGCAGATCTTCGATGCGGTCGGCCTCAAGACCGAGTTCGTGTCCCGCGACTTCTTCGGCACGGCGACCACCATCGAAGGCATCGGCATGGACGAGGTGGCGGAGGAGAACGTACGCCGTCACCGCGACGCCTTCGGCGACGCGCCGATCTATCGCAATGCGCTCGATATCGGCGGCGAATACGCCTATCGCCAGCGCGGCGAGGTGCATGCCTGGAACCCGGACACGGTCGCGACGCTGCAGCATGCGGTGCGTCTCAATGCACAGGAGCGCTACCGCGAGTTTGCGCGCCTCGTGAACGAGCAGGACAACGAGCTCAAGACCATCCGCGGCCTCTTCCGCATCAGGAACGCCGAGGAAGCGGGCCGTGCGCCCGTCGACGTGAGCGAGGTCGAGTCCGCGCAGGAGATCGTGAAGCGCTTCTCCACCGGTGCCATGTCCTTCGGCTCGATCTCGAAGGAAGCGCACGAGACCCTGGCGCTCGCCATGAACTCCATCGGCGGCAAGTCCAACACCGGCGAGGGCGGCGAGGAGCCCGAGCGCTTCCGCGTGCTGCCGAACGGCATGTCGAAGCGTTCCGCCATCAAGCAGGTGGCCTCGGGCCGCTTCGGCGTGACGACGGAATATCTCGTCAATGCCGACATGATGCAGATCAAGGTGGCGCAGGGCGCCAAGCCCGGCGAAGGCGGCCAGCTGCCCGGCCACAAGGTCGATGCGAAGATCGCCCGCGTGCGCCACTCGACCCCCGGTGTCGGCCTGATCTCGCCGCCGCCGCACCACGACATCTATTCCATCGAGGATCTGGCGCAGCTGATCTTCGACCTAAAGAACGTGAACCCTGCGGCCGATGTGTCGGTGAAGCTCGTCGCGGAAGTCGGCGTCGGCACGGTGGCGGCGGGCGTTGCCAAGGCGCGCGCCGACCACATCACGATTTCGGGCTTCGAGGGCGGCACGGGCGCTTCTCCCCTCACCTCTCTGAAGCATGCCGGCTCGCCCTGGGAGATCGGCCTCGCCGAGACCCAGCAGACACTCGTGCTCAACCGTCTGCGCGGCCGCGTGGCCTTGCAGGCCGACGGTGGCCTTCGCACGGGCCGCGACGTCGTGATCGCAGCTTTGCTCGGCGCCGACGAATACGGCTTCTCGACCGCACCGCTGATCGCAGCCGGCTGCATCATGATGCGCAAGTGCCATCTCAACACCTGCCCTGTCGGCGTCGCCACGCAGGACCCGGTGCTGCGCAAGCGCTTCAAGGGACTCCCTGAGCACGTCGTCAACTACTTCTTCTTCGTCGCCGAGGAAGTGCGCGAGCTGATGGCGGAGATGGGCTTCCGTACCTTCGACGAAATGATCGGCCAGTCCGATCTCCTCGACAAGAATGCGGCCATCGACCACTGGAAGGCGAAGGGTCTCGATTTCACCAAGCTCTTCCACAAGCCGGAGGCAGGCCCGAATGTCGAGATCCGTCACCAGGAGCGTCAGGTTCATCCCATCGCCAAGGTGCTCGACCGCGCGTTCATCGCGCAGGCAGGTTCCGCACTGGAGAACGGCGACGCCGTCACCATCGAGTCGAAGGTGAAAAGCTCCGACCGCACGGTGGGCGCCATGCTCTCCGGCGAGGTCGCCAAGCGCTATGGCCACGAAGGCCTGCCCGACGACACGATCACCGTGAAGCTGAAGGGCACCGCGGGCCAAAGTTTCGGCGCGTGGCTGGCGGCGGGCGTGACGCTCAACCTCGAAGGCGAAGCCAACGATTATGTCGGCAAGGGCCTCTCGGGCGGCAAGATCATCATCGCGCCGTCGTCTGCCTCGAAGGCTCTGCCTGAGAATTCCATCGTCGTCGGCAACACGGTGATGTACGGCGCGATCGCCGGCGAGGCGTATTTCCGCGGCGTCGCAGGCGAGCGCTTCGCCGTGCGCAACTCGGGCGCCATCGCGGTGGTCGAGGGCACGGGCGATCACGGCTGCGAATACATGACCGGCGGGCTCGTGGTCGTGCTCGGTCAGACCGGCCGCAACTTCGCGGCGGGCATGTCGGGCGGCATCGCCTATGTGCTCGACGAGGACGGCACGTTCACGAAGCGCTGCAACCTGTCCATGGTCGATCTCGAGCCCGTCGAGGAGGAAGAGGACCTGATGCGCCGCCTCCACCATCACGGCGGCGATCTGGAGACCAAGGGCCGCATCGACATCATGGCCAACATGTCCGGCCCCGATGAAGAGCGCCTGATGCAGCTCATCACCAACCATCACACCTATACGGGCTCGACGCGCGCCAAGGAGATCCTCGACAACTGGACGACCTATCGCACCAAGTTCGTGAAGGTCATGCCGGTCGAGTATCGCCGTGCGCTCCAGGAGATGGATCGTCTCCGGACCCTGCAGGCAGCGGAATAA
- the cpdR gene encoding cell cycle two-component system response regulator CpdR, protein MKILLAEDDNDMRRFLVKALENAGYDVASFDNGLSAYNRLREEPFELLLTDIVMPEMDGIELARKATELDPDIKVMFITGFAAVALNPDSQAPRDAKVLSKPFHLRDLVSEVDKMMAA, encoded by the coding sequence ATGAAGATCCTTCTCGCAGAAGACGACAACGACATGCGCCGCTTCCTCGTGAAGGCGCTGGAGAACGCGGGCTACGACGTCGCCTCGTTCGATAACGGTCTTTCCGCCTATAACCGCTTGCGCGAGGAGCCTTTCGAGCTCCTCCTGACGGATATCGTCATGCCGGAAATGGACGGCATCGAGCTGGCCCGCAAGGCCACCGAGCTCGATCCGGACATCAAGGTGATGTTCATCACGGGCTTCGCCGCCGTCGCCCTCAACCCGGATTCCCAGGCTCCGCGGGATGCCAAGGTGCTGTCGAAGCCGTTCCATCTGCGCGATCTGGTGAGCGAAGTCGATAAAATGATGGCCGCCTAA
- a CDS encoding MFS transporter, giving the protein MNVAPKLGSTRSEAALVLVAALVSIYAISQFLRNSIGVIANDLARELDLTATQTGLLSSAFFFAFAAVQIPIGILIDRYGPKRTMLGTAVLTVLGTILFALASSASILIAARVLMGLGCSTFFMAPLVIYARRFPPERFASLTSLQMGLANIGTLAATAPLAASAAAFGWRASFLAVAVLTIVIAFAIAFLVPRDSGSGKPKETWAATFQGVAEALKVRSFWPVFFMHLTTYGCFASVIGLWGGPWLSDVHGADLGTRGRILLLGATAQICGMLLWGAMDRFWLSYKKPVLIGSTATILLLVILVTMPIDRTSATVWFPLFGLSVAYTPILTSHGKSLFPAALTGRGITLMNIGTMGGAFLSQSVTGMLIDLMGRSDQGLYRPEGYRLVFAALAGWLLLSLAFYVRAIDPHPGRHALKA; this is encoded by the coding sequence ATGAATGTTGCGCCCAAGCTTGGCTCCACCCGCTCCGAGGCGGCTCTCGTCCTCGTCGCAGCGCTCGTGTCGATCTATGCGATCAGCCAGTTCCTGCGCAATTCCATCGGCGTCATCGCCAACGATCTGGCCCGCGAGCTCGATCTCACGGCCACCCAGACGGGACTTCTGTCGAGCGCTTTCTTCTTCGCCTTCGCAGCGGTCCAGATCCCCATCGGCATCCTGATCGACCGCTACGGGCCCAAGCGCACGATGCTGGGGACCGCCGTGCTGACGGTTCTCGGCACAATCCTGTTCGCGCTGGCGTCTTCCGCCTCCATCCTCATTGCGGCGCGGGTGCTGATGGGGCTCGGCTGCTCCACCTTCTTCATGGCGCCGCTGGTCATTTATGCCCGCCGGTTTCCGCCGGAACGCTTCGCGAGCCTCACCAGCCTGCAGATGGGCCTGGCCAATATCGGGACGCTTGCCGCGACCGCGCCGCTCGCGGCCTCGGCTGCCGCTTTCGGCTGGAGGGCGTCATTTCTCGCGGTGGCCGTTCTGACAATCGTCATCGCGTTCGCGATCGCCTTTCTCGTGCCCCGGGATTCCGGCTCGGGAAAGCCGAAGGAAACCTGGGCGGCCACCTTCCAGGGCGTGGCCGAGGCCCTGAAGGTGCGCTCCTTCTGGCCGGTCTTCTTCATGCACCTGACCACCTATGGCTGCTTCGCCTCCGTCATCGGGCTCTGGGGCGGGCCATGGCTGTCGGACGTGCACGGAGCCGATCTCGGAACGCGGGGCCGGATCCTGCTGCTCGGGGCGACGGCGCAGATCTGCGGCATGCTTCTCTGGGGAGCGATGGACCGCTTCTGGCTGAGCTACAAGAAGCCTGTCCTGATCGGCAGCACCGCCACGATCCTGCTTCTCGTCATCCTGGTGACGATGCCGATCGACCGGACCTCCGCCACGGTCTGGTTCCCGCTGTTCGGTCTCAGCGTCGCCTATACGCCGATCCTCACCAGCCATGGAAAGTCGCTGTTCCCGGCGGCGCTCACGGGGCGCGGGATCACGCTCATGAATATCGGCACCATGGGCGGTGCCTTCCTGTCCCAGAGCGTGACGGGAATGCTGATCGACTTGATGGGGCGCTCCGACCAGGGACTCTATCGTCCCGAGGGCTACCGCCTCGTTTTCGCGGCGTTGGCTGGCTGGCTTCTGCTCAGCCTTGCGTTTTACGTCAGAGCTATTGACCCGCATCCGGGGAGGCATGCATTAAAGGCATAA
- the hisN gene encoding histidinol-phosphatase, whose amino-acid sequence MGLIDFTHFVNELATQSGQAILPFFRTAIATEDKSRGGAFDPVTEADRAGEATMRHLIKRSFPTHGIVGEEFGAENADADYVWVLDPIDGTRAFIAGLPTWGTLIGLTYKRQPVFGMMHQPFTSERFFGDGGSATYRGPGGERKLRTRRCASLKDAVISTTSPRIFAGDELRAYDRVESVARLARYGCDCYAYCMVAAGHIDLVVESGLKPYDIAALVPIIEGAGGIVTTWEGGSAADGGRIVAAGDRRVHAAAIELLSR is encoded by the coding sequence ATGGGGCTCATCGACTTCACGCATTTCGTCAACGAGCTCGCAACCCAATCAGGCCAAGCGATCCTTCCCTTCTTCCGCACCGCCATCGCCACGGAGGACAAGTCCCGCGGCGGCGCGTTTGACCCGGTCACCGAGGCCGACCGGGCGGGCGAGGCGACCATGCGCCATCTCATCAAGCGCAGCTTCCCGACCCACGGCATCGTCGGCGAGGAATTCGGCGCCGAGAACGCGGATGCGGACTATGTCTGGGTGCTCGATCCCATCGACGGCACGCGGGCCTTCATCGCCGGCCTGCCCACCTGGGGCACCCTGATCGGGCTGACCTACAAGCGCCAGCCGGTCTTCGGCATGATGCATCAGCCCTTTACCAGCGAACGCTTCTTCGGCGACGGGGGCAGCGCGACCTATCGGGGGCCGGGCGGCGAGCGCAAGCTCAGGACGCGCCGCTGCGCCTCGCTCAAGGATGCAGTGATTTCCACCACCAGCCCGCGGATCTTCGCCGGCGACGAGCTGCGCGCCTATGACCGGGTCGAGAGCGTCGCGCGGCTCGCCCGCTACGGCTGCGATTGCTATGCCTATTGCATGGTGGCGGCCGGCCATATCGACCTCGTGGTCGAATCCGGCCTCAAGCCCTACGACATCGCCGCCCTGGTGCCGATCATCGAGGGCGCCGGCGGCATCGTCACCACCTGGGAGGGCGGTTCAGCGGCCGATGGCGGGCGCATCGTCGCTGCGGGCGACCGCCGGGTCCATGCCGCCGCCATCGAGCTGCTCAGCCGCTAA
- a CDS encoding N-formylglutamate amidohydrolase — protein MRPAIVDEFDPPFTVTEPSAQTIPFVFNVPHAGAVYPAAFLAASRLDAMALRRSEDAFVDELFGAVTDLGAPLMTARFPRAYLDLNREPYELDSRMFDGRLPPFANTRSMRVAGGLGTVPRIVADGQEIYRSRLPVDEALHRIEWLYKPYHRALRLLVRRTAQIFGHAVLIDCHSMPSSSVSREDGTKADIVLGDRYGTSCATLLIDLVEAALRGRGYTVIRNKPYAGGFITEHYGEPALGRHALQIEINRSLYMDERSMQKKPAFAVLAEDLSRAFTQVISDIDGEWVTRPIAAE, from the coding sequence ATGCGTCCAGCCATCGTCGACGAGTTCGATCCTCCCTTCACCGTCACCGAACCTTCGGCGCAGACGATCCCCTTCGTCTTCAACGTGCCGCATGCGGGTGCGGTGTATCCGGCCGCCTTCCTGGCCGCATCCCGGCTCGACGCCATGGCTCTGCGGCGCTCCGAGGATGCCTTCGTGGACGAGCTGTTTGGAGCGGTGACGGATCTGGGCGCGCCGCTCATGACCGCCCGCTTTCCGCGCGCCTATCTGGACCTCAACCGGGAGCCCTACGAACTCGACTCGCGCATGTTCGACGGCCGCCTGCCGCCCTTCGCCAACACGCGCTCGATGCGCGTGGCCGGCGGGCTCGGCACGGTCCCGCGGATCGTCGCCGATGGGCAGGAGATCTATCGCTCCCGCCTTCCCGTCGACGAGGCGCTGCACCGGATCGAATGGCTCTACAAGCCCTATCACCGGGCGCTTCGCCTTCTCGTTCGCCGCACGGCCCAGATCTTTGGGCACGCCGTCCTGATCGACTGCCATTCCATGCCGTCATCGAGCGTCAGCCGCGAGGACGGGACCAAGGCCGATATCGTGCTGGGGGACCGCTACGGGACGAGCTGCGCCACCCTGCTGATCGATCTGGTGGAAGCGGCCCTGCGCGGCCGCGGCTACACGGTGATCCGCAACAAACCCTATGCGGGCGGCTTCATCACCGAACATTACGGCGAGCCGGCCCTCGGGCGGCATGCGCTCCAGATCGAGATCAACCGCTCGCTCTACATGGACGAGCGCAGCATGCAGAAGAAGCCTGCCTTCGCCGTGCTGGCGGAAGACTTGTCCCGCGCCTTCACCCAGGTGATTTCCGATATCGACGGTGAATGGGTGACCAGGCCGATCGCAGCCGAGTGA
- the ykgO gene encoding type B 50S ribosomal protein L36, translated as MKIRNSLKSIRGRHRDNQLVRRKGRVYIINKTQKRYKARQG; from the coding sequence ATGAAGATCCGTAACTCGTTGAAGTCGATCCGCGGCCGTCACCGCGACAACCAGCTGGTTCGTCGCAAGGGCCGAGTCTACATCATCAACAAGACCCAGAAGCGCTACAAGGCCCGCCAGGGCTGA
- a CDS encoding threonine aldolase family protein — protein sequence MNFASDNIVGGSAPVLQAILDANAGTMTAYGNDEISKRVRARFDEIFEREVSVFFVATGTAANALALSAAVPPYGLCVCHREAHIIDDECGAPEFFMHGAKLAGLPGIGAKLKPEDIDAYLRSLPKAVKQMPPKALSISQVSECGMVYGLDEIESFGQVCREHGMAFHMDGARFVNALVSLGCSPAEMTWKRGVDILSFGATKNGGLMAEAIVVFRPDLAESLGYRSKRAGQIISKGRLIAAQFEGYFGNDHWLDNARHANRMAQTLSEGLVRLPGVRLAWPREANEVFPIIPKTLDGALKAAGIHYNPWTELSLPETERVADHEILIRLVTSWATREDDVQRLLQAASSGASREAAE from the coding sequence ATGAATTTCGCGAGCGACAACATCGTCGGGGGCAGCGCCCCCGTTCTCCAGGCCATCCTCGACGCCAATGCGGGGACGATGACCGCCTACGGCAACGACGAGATCTCGAAGCGGGTCAGGGCGCGCTTCGACGAGATCTTCGAACGCGAGGTCTCCGTCTTCTTCGTCGCGACCGGGACGGCGGCCAATGCGCTCGCTCTCTCCGCTGCGGTGCCGCCCTATGGGCTCTGCGTCTGCCACCGGGAAGCCCACATCATCGACGACGAGTGCGGCGCGCCGGAATTCTTCATGCATGGGGCAAAGCTCGCCGGGCTGCCCGGAATCGGCGCCAAGCTGAAGCCCGAGGACATCGACGCCTATCTGCGCAGCCTGCCCAAGGCGGTAAAGCAGATGCCGCCGAAGGCGCTCTCGATCTCGCAGGTGAGCGAGTGCGGCATGGTCTACGGGCTCGACGAGATCGAATCCTTCGGCCAGGTCTGCCGCGAGCACGGCATGGCCTTCCACATGGACGGCGCCCGCTTCGTCAACGCGCTCGTATCTCTCGGCTGCAGCCCCGCCGAGATGACCTGGAAGCGGGGTGTCGACATCCTCTCCTTCGGCGCCACCAAGAACGGCGGCCTGATGGCGGAGGCCATCGTGGTGTTCCGGCCCGATCTGGCGGAATCGCTCGGCTATCGCTCCAAGCGCGCCGGCCAGATCATTTCCAAGGGCCGCCTCATCGCGGCGCAGTTCGAGGGCTATTTCGGAAACGATCACTGGCTCGACAATGCGCGCCATGCCAATCGCATGGCGCAGACGCTCTCGGAGGGGCTTGTCCGCCTTCCCGGCGTCAGGCTCGCGTGGCCGAGGGAAGCGAACGAGGTGTTCCCGATCATCCCCAAGACCCTGGACGGAGCACTGAAAGCCGCGGGCATTCATTACAATCCCTGGACGGAGCTGAGCCTGCCCGAGACCGAGCGGGTGGCGGATCACGAGATCTTGATCCGCCTCGTTACCTCCTGGGCCACCCGTGAGGACGATGTGCAGAGGCTGCTGCAGGCTGCCTCTTCGGGGGCATCGCGCGAAGCCGCCGAGTGA
- a CDS encoding Hsp20 family protein: MRQYDLAPLYRNTVGFDRLFSMLDQLVSVDAAPSYPPYNIERTGENAYRISIAVAGFTDRDLTIEVKENTLSVRGERQPSEERKVDVLHQGIAARSFDRRFQLADGVQVVGAALENGLLHLDLVREIPEAKKPKLIPISSSGPQTIEAKQAA; the protein is encoded by the coding sequence ATGCGTCAGTACGATCTTGCTCCCCTCTACCGCAACACGGTCGGCTTCGACCGTCTCTTCTCGATGCTCGACCAGCTCGTCAGCGTCGATGCGGCCCCGAGCTACCCGCCCTACAACATCGAGCGCACCGGCGAGAATGCCTATCGCATCTCGATCGCGGTTGCCGGCTTCACCGATCGCGACCTGACCATCGAGGTCAAGGAAAACACCCTCTCGGTCCGCGGTGAGCGCCAGCCTTCCGAAGAGCGCAAAGTCGACGTTCTGCATCAGGGCATCGCCGCCCGCAGCTTCGACCGGCGGTTCCAGCTCGCCGACGGCGTGCAGGTGGTGGGCGCGGCCCTCGAGAACGGCCTGCTTCATCTCGACCTCGTGCGGGAGATCCCCGAGGCCAAGAAGCCGAAGCTCATCCCGATTTCCTCGAGCGGCCCTCAGACCATCGAAGCCAAGCAGGCTGCGTAA
- a CDS encoding alpha/beta fold hydrolase translates to MDFIATPDNPVPGDPTLVSVTTRDGIPLRAAYWMPETEAPQGTVCVLQGRAEFIEKYFETVGELLDRGFAVVAFDWRGQGLSGRQVSNRRKGHVRRFSDYRHDLEAIRDQILVPHMPEPHFGLAHSMGGAIALNAAYETWLPFRRLVTTTPMIALCIIKRTRASAFVARILRFLGMGGMFVPGGGETSISTLPFKGNRLTGDPKRYARNAEVAHAIGAGAIGAPTVAWLDGAFRLMKRFADPRYAIKIRLPTLIVAAGADPVCATPATERFAARLKAGSVIVIPGARHEILMERDAIREQFWAAFDAFVPGTPDPVPGARRDLAAVGLAAEQLDGGGMDPAVARSDDAPAIGR, encoded by the coding sequence GTGGACTTCATCGCGACCCCCGACAACCCCGTACCCGGCGATCCCACCCTGGTGAGCGTCACGACCCGCGACGGTATTCCGCTCCGCGCCGCCTATTGGATGCCCGAGACGGAGGCGCCGCAGGGGACGGTCTGCGTCCTGCAGGGCAGAGCGGAGTTCATCGAGAAGTATTTCGAGACGGTGGGCGAACTGCTCGACCGGGGCTTTGCCGTCGTCGCCTTCGACTGGCGCGGGCAGGGCCTGTCGGGCCGGCAGGTGAGCAACCGGCGCAAGGGCCATGTCCGGCGCTTTTCCGATTACCGGCACGACCTGGAAGCGATCCGCGACCAGATCCTGGTGCCGCACATGCCCGAGCCGCATTTCGGTCTCGCCCATTCCATGGGCGGCGCCATTGCCCTGAACGCGGCCTACGAGACCTGGCTGCCCTTCCGCCGCCTCGTGACCACGACGCCGATGATCGCCCTGTGCATCATCAAGCGCACGCGGGCTTCCGCCTTTGTGGCGCGGATCCTGCGCTTTCTCGGGATGGGCGGCATGTTCGTCCCCGGCGGCGGCGAGACATCGATTTCCACCCTGCCGTTCAAGGGCAACCGGCTGACCGGCGATCCTAAGCGCTACGCCCGCAACGCCGAAGTCGCCCATGCCATCGGCGCAGGTGCCATCGGCGCTCCGACGGTCGCCTGGCTCGACGGCGCCTTCCGCCTCATGAAGCGCTTCGCCGATCCGCGCTATGCCATCAAGATCCGACTGCCGACGCTCATCGTGGCGGCCGGTGCCGATCCGGTCTGCGCCACGCCGGCGACCGAGCGCTTCGCCGCCCGCCTGAAGGCCGGCTCGGTGATCGTCATCCCGGGCGCCCGGCACGAGATCCTGATGGAGCGCGATGCGATCCGGGAGCAGTTCTGGGCGGCCTTCGACGCCTTCGTTCCCGGCACGCCCGATCCGGTTCCGGGGGCACGCCGGGATCTGGCGGCAGTAGGGTTAGCGGCTGAGCAGCTCGATGGCGGCGGCATGGACCCGGCGGTCGCCCGCAGCGACGATGCGCCCGCCATCGGCCGCTGA